From the Silene latifolia isolate original U9 population unplaced genomic scaffold, ASM4854445v1 scaffold_73, whole genome shotgun sequence genome, the window gtcccacattggtagaatTTAGTTGGTTATTGGTGTTTATATATCCAACTAAACCtaaccatatcactagtgggtcatgggaggcttttgtggaagccttgtgaggtgcttaattcagctcgcacacgcgtccgtgcccgagcccggcccgtcccgacccgacccgacccgacacgGATTCGGATTtaggatttggcaatcgcctgcggcgggctgtgcctataTTTTGGGCCAGAGATGCGTGTTTTGTTTTGGGATGAAGTGACCAGGTTCATTCATAGAGAGGTGTCCAGGTACACAGTCAAATCGTCTTCAATTCAGAGTTGAATCTTCTGTGTTAATGCCCCCTTAATTGCGTTTGACTGCTGTAAATGTCAACTCGTTTTTTGGCTCCTCATCTGCTATAATTCTCCTCAAAATAGGACCTGCATCTTCACTCCAGAAACACACAACACAactctctcttcctctcttctcttcTATAACATTTTTGGGTAAAGAAAATTCTGTCGTTCCAATGTTCTCAGTCTCGAGTGGGCGTGCCTGAGTGCAgtagtgtaaatccttggggaactaccggtcaattgatgatcgccaccacggtcgtaccggaaatatagttttcaaggcagtggctctcATACCACGTCACTACAAATCGGTTATATCTAATCTTTTTCATTGTTACTGCAATTTCTGTCTAATAATTTGAAAACTATATAATTGTTGCTGTAACAATGTCGATCATGTCCAAAAATGTTTCTGATTTGTCAAAAGTCGAACCCTTAGATGGTCAGAACTATAAGCGTTGGTCTCAAAAGTTACTGATGTTTTTTGAGCAGTTTGAAATTGATTACGTTTTATTTTCTGACCCTCCTGCTGCTGTAACCGAAATTGCTGCATCGTCTGTTGAGTCCACCCCTCCTGCAATTTCTGTAGTCAAGTCAAATGAAGAGGCTATTAAAAAACATGATAAGGATAATAAAACTGTTAGGTttcacctccttaatcttatgaCTAATACTCTATTTTACTTGTTTATGGTTCATAAATCTGCTAAGACCATATGGGAATTACTAGAGAAAAAATATGGGGCTGATGATGCGGGTAAAAAGAAATATGTCGTTGGGAAGTGGCTTGGGTTTCAGATGGTAGATGACACACCTATTATGGAACAAGTTCATGTCTATGAGTATTTCTGTGCTGATGTCGTTAATGAAGGGATGAAGCTAGATGAGATTTTTCTAGCAAATGTGTTACTCGAAAAATTCCCTTCTTCCTAGTCTGACTATAGAAACCATCTTAAGTATAAGAAAAAAGACCTTTCCCTCCAAGAATTAGTGAGTCACATGAGGACCGAGGAGGCAAATCGTCTCAAAGACAAAAACATTTGTGTGTCTATAAATGCTTTTAATGCTTCTGTCAAAGCTAATCTGGTTGAGTCCGGTGGTCCGTCcgattttgagaaattcaagggtaagggtaaagccaaggttggtcagggtaagaaccagggtcctgctaagaagaatggtccagggaagcataccaaaccagTTGCTAAGATTCAAAAACCAAAGGGGCCAATTATTTGCTATGTCTGTGGAAAAGctggtcacaaagcctaccaatgcaACGAAAAGAAATCTGCTGAAGCCAATGTTGTGACTGATGACATCATTCCtgctgtggttgtggaagctaatgtCATGGGTAATGTTGCTGAATGGGTCTTGGACACTGGCGCTTCTAGACATCTCTGTGCTGACAAGGGGTTATTTGCTGAGTTCAAGGAGGTAGCTGATGTGGAATGCGTTTTCATGGGTAACTCTTCACCCGCACCGATAaaaggcaaaggcaagatctttctcaaactcacctcggggaaaacacttgctctaaATAATGTTTTCTATGTACCCTCGTTACGTCGAAACCTTGTGTCTGGTGCCTTATTAAACAAAGCTGGGttaaaacttgtttttgaggttgacaaggtggtaatgtcgcgtaatggggaatttgtgggtaAGGGTTATCTTTCTGGGAGACTTTTTGTACTGAACACTGATTCAGTTTCTTATAATATTGCAtctacttctgcttatatcgctgagtctattgatgtttgtcATGGTAGATTTGGTCATTTGAATGTTGACTACATTAAAAAACTTAGAgctatgagtttaattccaagtttgtcgagtcaagaattctctaaatgtgctagctgtgttgaagctaaattcacaaagaaacctagtaaaccagTTACCACAAGGAAAACGAGTCTTCTTGAACttattcacaccgacctagctgacttcaaaaatgttgcaagtagatGTGGTAAAAATTATTATGTCACTTTTATAGACGACTGTTCAAGGTACACCCGTGTTTATTTGCTTAAGACAAAAGATGAAGTAGAACATTCGTTTATAAGTTTTAAGAATGAAGTCGAAAACCAACTTGACAGAAAaatcaaaagggtaaggtctgcCAGAGGAGGCGAGTATAAATCAAACTATTTAGCCAAGTTTTGTGAGAAAAACGgtctaatacatgagactagtccaccttacttacctcaATCCAATGGAATAGCTGAACGGAAAAATAGAACtttaaaagaaatgatgaatgctatgcttttaagttctggcctatctgacgatatgtggggggaagcaattctatcggcttgtcatattcttaaccgtgtacctcataagaaactagacaagacaccctacgagatatggaagggctatcctccaaACCTGAGCTTTCttagggtatgggggtgtttggctaaagtgggtttacctgactttaggagacctaccgttggaccgaaaacctatgattgtgtttttattggttatgctcaaaatagttctGCATATAGATTCATGTCTTTGAGTGATCGTTCTATATTTAAAGCTAGAGATGCTGTGTTTTTTGAGCATATTTTTCCATTACAGAAGAATGTTGTGTTGGATTTATGTCCGGAGTCCAATTCAGGTAACCCAATTTATATTCTATTTAACTGTAACGTTTTGCTAGAACCCGCTTATGGACCAAGTCTTAAATGAGTTTAAGGACTCGTGTAGAATTAAGTTGGCCCATTAGGTCACACACAAGATGAATACGGTGTTTCCTTTTACAGTCAGACTGAAATATGGAAATAGGGCTCTAATTAGATTAGGCCCAGCTGCGATTAAAGTTTGGGCTTGATTAGGAAACTGAGTCTTTGCTTTCCTATATATAGAGATATATGAGAGTCAGTTTCATCCATCTTATTCCTCCGTGAGAAATAACAAAACCCTACCTTGTGTACTAGCATACAAATCGCATCTCCTATTCATACGTGTGGATACTAGTGGAGGCACTACAATTGGAGTGCTCTTGTTTTTGTAGCAATTGGGTTATTCTGATCCggttttatttttcttatttgctGGATATTATTTGCTCACGGATTAATTCCGCTGCGAGGTAATTCGATTGCcctttttatttagtttaattctGATTTCTAACATGCATATGGTCCTGGAGATTTGTCTTATTAAATGGTTTTAAGGACCGACAAATCCCTTTAGTGATATTAGAGCGAGTATGCGATGTTAAAATCGGATTAAAATACAAAACGATTCAATGACATGCGTTGTATGAAATTCTATCTGCTGCTATATCATTATTATGAGATAGGTAGTGCTTGATTTGATTATATACGAGCATTCTATATCCTGGTGCAAATTCACATAGATGTTGCTGCTTGCTTTGACCATGTGTTGTCAGATGCTCATCAAATTCTTTTGTTTTGAGGATAATAATTGTCAGATGCTTAATCACGTGTTTCGTTATTTTGATTTCTTGCAATTGACAATTAAGTTCTTTGTATGCGGTGATTAATTGTTCGGCACGAGAGCATACGAGCATGTTTAGGATTTGGTTAATTGTAGTATATgagattataattataatttgtgTTTTGTGTGTTAATGTTGTTAACATGTATAAATTTAATTTGActttagttaaaccctaatttgattaGGTGACTAATTGAATTAGTCTAATTCAAATTTCAATATATATTTGATATATGTTGTCGTCCTTGAACTCATATTTATTTGTGACTAATTTTATATGATTAAATTAGAGAACATGAATTATTGAAATTGTTTCGGTAATAGCGTTCATAAGATCCGAGTGTCGGATTTTGATGAAAGAGTAGTGTTTTTCGTATGTAAACGGCATTCTTAACAGGACGGCCATGCAGGGTCTGCGTTTTAAGGTCTAATTCGAATGGTTTGATTGAGTTATGGGCGGTTTTTGATTTAAAAGTTGAAATTTTAATGTTTTATTAATCTATCTTGAGATTATGTTAATGATATGTCTTTGTTTTAATTTGAGATATGCTAATGTTGATTCTTTTATGTATGAGATGCATAGAATATTATTTGTTCATTAGTATGCATTCATAATTGACATATATGTTTAATCCCTCAATTTGAATATTAAGTTTATGCCTTTCCAACCTAATGACTGTAATAAACTTATATCATCAAGTGATGGGTCTGCCAAAGTAGAGCATTCTGGTTATGTAAGTTGAGCAGGTGGATAACAGTTATCCACACATGTAGGTTGGTTGTCTTaacaaagtttttcaaaacaGTTTTGAACTTTGAGGCATGTAGTTAAAATTCATATGATGATTATTTAACAAATTAAGAGTTGTATATGAGATGCAATTAACATGGAGATGTTTACCTTAATCCTTATAATTTGGGCGATGAGCCAAAGCTCACTTAAGTTATAGGTATTTGGGGTCTTGGAATATTGTATGTGTATGAGGGTTACATGTACAATTTTATTATCTTAAAATTGTTTAGGATTCATTTGTTGCATATTTTAACATGTTACTTACacttacatattcatattgtTGTAGGTAATGTCTCATACCACCAATTCATTTTCTCTCCGTTCCTTCCTTGAGAAGGAAAAGTTGAATGGTTCAAACTTCTTGGAATGGTATCGCAATTTGAGAATTGTTCTCAAGCAGGAGAAAAAGGTATATGTCCTTGAGAAGGAATTGCCTAAGAAACCAGATAGTAATGCCCATACCACCGCTAAGAATGCGTAAAAAGAGAATTCTGATGCTAATACTGATGTTTGCTGTCTGATTCTTGACACCATGAACTCTGAGCTTTAGAACCAATATGAGAACGTGGAGTCGGCATATGAGATTGTTGAAAACCTGAAAGCTATGTTTCAGAGCAAGCTAGAACTGAAAGGTATAATACTGTTAAGGCTATCTTTGACTGTAAGATGGGAAAAGATGAGCCTGTTAGTCCACATGTCATAAAAATGATAGGTTATTTTGATAACCTTGAAAGACTTGATGCTGGAATAAGCCAACAGTTGGCTACTGATATTGTGCTTCAGTCCTTGAATCCAAGTTATaatgattttattttaaattataataTGCATAACTTGGACAAATCTATGAAAGAATTGCATGGGATGCTTAAGACAGCTGAGCCTAGCATTAATAAAGCTCCCACCTCTAATATTCTAATGATACAGAAGGGAAAGGGCTTTAAAAAGCAAGTTTCAGATAAGGGTAAGGGTAAGAGTAAGGCAATTGTTGCCAAACTCAAATCTAAGCCCAAGTCAGTAAAGGGTAAGCCTTCTGAAGATGtctgtcattattgtaatgaaaaggggcattggaagaggaactgCAAAAAGTACTTGGAAGATGTGAAGAATGGAAGTGTTGCTTCCACTTCAGGTATTCATGTTATATAAGTAAATGTTACTACTCGTTGTTCTACttcttgggtattagataccggttgtggttctcacatTTGTTGTAATGTGCAGGAACTAAAAAGGAGTAGATCATTGGCAAAAGGTGAAGTGGACCTACGTGTGggaaatggagcaagagttgctgcttTAGCTGTAGGAACATTTCATTTATTGTTGCCTTCTGGCTTAGTTTTAGAACTAGATAATTGTTATCATGTTCCTGCCATTAGCaggaatattatttctgtttcgtGTTTGGACATGAATGGTTTTGATATTcgaataaaagacaaatgttgttCTATTATGCGTAATGGTATTTTATATGGTCAAGCTCATATTGTTGATGGACTAAATGTTCTAAATTTAACTAAGCAGGTCTATAACATTaatgccaaaagattaaaaactAATGATTCTAATCCTACTTATCTCTGGCACTGTCGTTTGGGTcatataaatgagaaacgcgtacaAAAGCTTCATAAAGACGGACTTTTGGATTcatttgattttgaatcatttgaGAGATGTGAGTCTTGTTTGTTTGGCAAAATGACAAAAGCGCCTTTTACTGGTCACAGTAAAAGGGCGGCTGATTTATTAGGCCTTATACATTCTGATGTTTGTGGTCCAATGAGTCATACTGCGAGAGGTGGATTTCAGTATTTCATAATATTTACTGATGATTTCAGTAGATATGGTTATGTTTACTTGATGAAACACAAGTCtgaatcttttgaaaaattcaaagaatttcagaaTGAGGTGCACAATCAGCTTGGCAAGACAATTAAAGCTTTACGATCTGATCATAGAGGAGAATACTTGAGCCAAGAGTGTGGTGATCATCTTAGAGGTTGTGGAATCGTTTCACAACTAACTCCACCAGGAACACCACAGTGGAATGGTGTGTCTGagaggaggaatcgaacttttcttgatatggttcggtctatgatgagtcatgCTAGTCTTCCAATTTCATTTTGGGGTTATGCACTTGAAACTTCTGTGTTCACACTTAACAGGTGTCCATCAAAGTCGGTAGAAAAGACACCATATGTATGGACTGGAAATGTTCCTAAGATGTCTTTCCAaaatatttggggttgcgaagctttTGTAAGGAAGTTAATTCCTGAAAAACTTGGCACCAAATCTGACAAATGCTTCTTTGTAGGGTATCCTAAGGAGACTAAAGGGTACTATTTCTACAACCCATCTGAGGGCAAAGTGTTTGTAGCTCGGTATGGTGTCTTTTTGGAAAAAGAATTTCTTTCCAAAGGAACCAGTGGGAGTAGAGTTGATCTCGAAGAAATTCGAGAGACACAGGAAATTCCTCCACCTAATGAGGAGGAACAACATTTAGATTTACAAAGAGTTGTAGTTTCTACTCCTGTGTAACCCACCCTACATAGATCTGAAAGATCTAATTTTGGTAAGGATCCCGTACGATATGGATTCTTAGTGACTGAGCATCGTGATCTACTTTTGGTAGAGAATGATGAGCCAAGGTCATATAAATAAGCAATGATGGGCTCTGACTCCGAaaaatggcttgaggccatgaaatccgaaatggaatCCATGTACCATAACCAAGTATGGACTTTGGTTGATCCACCTAATGGTGTTAAAACCATCGAGTGTAAATGGGTCTTTAAAAAGAAGACTGACATGAATGGAAATGTGGATATATATAAGGCGCGACTAGTAGCTAAAGGTTTCAAGCAAATTCATGGGATTGACTATGATGAAACCTATTCCCAGTAGCGATGCATAAGTACATTCGGATTCTCCTAGcagttgctgcatttcatgattatgaaatttggcaaatggatgtgaaaacagcCTTCCTTAAAGAGGATGtgtacatgacacaacctgaaggtttcacAACACATGATGGGAAGATTTTCAAACTTCAACGATTCATTTATGGATTGAAGCAAGTATCTCGGAGTTGGATTCTTTATTTTAATCAGGCAATCAAAGAGTTTGGTTTCCTTAGAAACAAAAAAGAACCATGTGTGTACAAGAAGAATAGTGGGAGTGTAGTTGCATTTCTGGttctttatgtcgatgacattctCCTAAtcggaaatgacattccaatgctACAGTCCGTTAAAGACTGGCTTGAAAGTTGTTTTTCCATGAAGGATATGGGTGATGCAGCTTACATCTTGGGTATTaagatctatagagatagacctaaCAGACTTATTAGTCTGAGTCAAAGCACTTATGTAGATAAGGTGATTCGACGTTTCAATATGATTGATTCTAAGAAAGGTTTCTTGCCTATGTCTCATGGCATTACTCTTAGCAAGACTCAGTGTCCTTCGACACCTGATGAGCAAGAGCGCATGAGAAagattccttatgcttccgccataggttctatcatgtatgccatgttATGCACTCGTCCTGATATAGCTtgtgcattgagtatgacgagtagataccAAAATA encodes:
- the LOC141640197 gene encoding uncharacterized protein LOC141640197; this encodes MSIMSKNVSDLSKVEPLDGQNYKRWSQKLLMFFEQFEIDYVLFSDPPAAVTEIAASSVESTPPAISVVKSNEEAIKKHDKDNKTVRFHLLNLMTNTLFYLFMVHKSAKTIWELLEKKYGADDAGKKKYVVGKWLGFQMVDDTPIMEQVHVYEYFCADVVNEGMKLDEIFLANVLLEKFPSS